A region of the Deltaproteobacteria bacterium genome:
GTTTTGACCACGCTCAGTTCCATAGGTGCAAAGTCCAAAATAGTCGCGCGAGTGCCTACGATTTCCCACGCAGTATCGACATAAGGCGTTTCCACGAACTCCAACGTAGAGATGGGGCGCACCTCCATTTTAACGCGCTCCCCTTGTCCCAAGATTCTCGATTCTGCTCTATCCATGGAGATCTAACTTTCCAAATAGCACCGTTCCACTAGACCAACACCTCGTCACTGCCGCCACCTATTGTAATCTTGCCTTCAGCATCGAGCTTGCGAACCACGTCAACTATTGCCTGTTGCGCCTTTACGACATCCTTAAGCTTAGTAGGCCCAAGCGACTGCAAATCGTCTCGCAGCATTTCCGCTGCACGCTGAGAGATATTGCGCAGCAACAGATCGACCAATTCCGCACTAGCAGTCTTAAGGCTAAGCACCAGTTGATCGCGCGGTACATCTTTAAGCACCGTCTGAATACCTCGATCGTCGATCTTTTTGATGTCTTCAAACGTAAACATCAAATTGCGCAACTCCTCCGCAAGATCCGGATACATCTCCTCGACTTCGCCCAAAATGCGCTCCTCGTTATCGCGGTCGACGAAGTTAAGTATATCCGCCGCCGCTTTTGGCCCCCCGACCTCCTCCTCACCTCGTAGGTTTATACCTCTAAGCTGAGTGCGCAACACCTCTCGCACGTCGTCGATGACATCTGCTTTCACGTTTTCAAGCTGTGCAATCCGCACTAGTACTTCCGTCTGCATCTCCTCCGTCATTTTGCCCAACAACTCTGCCGCCTGCTCGGGGTGCATCTTGGTAAGAAAAAAAGCCGTAGTCTGTGGATGTTCCGACTGCACGAAGGTATCCATGATGTTAGGCGGAATGTCGTGCAGCAATACCGATAGTGGCTCTTTCTTGCTGCCAGTAATGTACTGTAATAATCCATCGCCTGCCTCTGAACCAAAGGCGCTGGTAATTACTTCTTGGGCAAACTCTCGTCCATCTACTACGACTCGCTCGGCAGCCTGCAACATGTTGTTAAATTCCCTTGCAACCTCGTTCTGCAAACTGCGATCTACTTCCTGAACGGCAATAAATGTTCGGCTCAGTTTTTTTACCTCGCTTTCACTTAAATACTTCATGACCTCGGCCGCCTGCTTCTTGCCAAGACTCATTAGCACCAACGCGGCTTTTTCTGCAGCGTTTAGTTTACTGTTATTGCCAATCATCTCCTCCGCTCCATTCTAACTACAAGCCTCCTTCGTTAAGCCAATATCTAATTAAAAGCGCGGCCTGGCGAGGATTGTCCTTAACCATTCGTGAGTTTTCGCTTAACAGGCCCTCTAACTCCTGTATGTCAACAGTCGGCACCTGTGCTTCACTTGGAAGCGATGCCAGTGTTTTTCTCTCCGCCTCCAACTCGGCCTCCAATTCCTCAATTCCTGCTGGCAATAATCGGCTTAAATCGACCTCGGCCTCGGTTGGGCTAATGAGAAAGCGCATCATTGGGTAGAGAATTAAAAACAGAAGTATTATTCCCAAGCCAGGCAATATCCATCCAATATATTTTTCGTACTTCTGATCCTCCTCAGCAGTTTTTATTGCCTCGGCCAGCGTTTCCTCTGGCTCAAAGAAGGGAATATTTTCTACCGTCACTATATCCCCCCTGGTGGCGTCGTATCCGACAGCCTGTTTAACTAGATTTTCGATTTTCTTTAGCATTTCGGGAGCGAGCGGTTTATACGCTGGTATAATTGCCTGCTTGACCTCTCCTCCTGCTGCCGCTGCGCTAGAGGACGCATTTTCGCGAATGCCATCTACTAAGACTGCTACGGAGAGTTTCTTAATATTTCCAGACGCAGATATTGTTTTACTAATGGCGCGGGATATTTCAAAATTAGTAACCCGCTCCTTTCGCAGGTTGGCGTTTTCACTGCTATCTGGTGGGGTCAGCAAACCTGGATCGTTAGTTAAGTTCGATATAACGCCTGGAACTCCTCCTTCCGCAGTAAGTCCAGCATTTTCTTCCACCAGGCGAGTACTTCTAACCACCTGCCCAGCCGGGTCGTATG
Encoded here:
- the fliG gene encoding flagellar motor switch protein FliG — protein: MIGNNSKLNAAEKAALVLMSLGKKQAAEVMKYLSESEVKKLSRTFIAVQEVDRSLQNEVAREFNNMLQAAERVVVDGREFAQEVITSAFGSEAGDGLLQYITGSKKEPLSVLLHDIPPNIMDTFVQSEHPQTTAFFLTKMHPEQAAELLGKMTEEMQTEVLVRIAQLENVKADVIDDVREVLRTQLRGINLRGEEEVGGPKAAADILNFVDRDNEERILGEVEEMYPDLAEELRNLMFTFEDIKKIDDRGIQTVLKDVPRDQLVLSLKTASAELVDLLLRNISQRAAEMLRDDLQSLGPTKLKDVVKAQQAIVDVVRKLDAEGKITIGGGSDEVLV